aaataaaagggaaaactGGTTTGTTTTCCAGAACCAAACTGTTTTTAATGTTTTCCATGGAAAAATCATCCTTGTCGGCAAAtattaaaagaagaaatacGGATTGCAATACTTATTGAATAAAAACTGCTACAAAGTATAGAAATGCTCCAGCAACAAATGGCTCAGAGATGcttttttacctgattctctTCCATCGGCACATCATTAATGTCAGGTTTTTCGCTAAGAGCATTACTTTTTGAGTTCAGCTCAGCACTACCAGGCTCCATATCGCTTGGCTTAGCttcctcatcatcattattCTCGTTTTCTAGGTCCTCGTTTTTCAGCTCATCCAGAACTGCAATCTGTCTTGTCAATGAAACCCAAGATATGTTATATATCCCTTTCTCAACTGTCTGAATCCAAATATTTCAGAGCACTTTTCCAGTACTCCAAAAAGTTTATTGAACAAGAggataacataaaattgttgCATTGATTTTAAAGGTTGACATAGAGGAGTTTTCCTCATTTTCACCGATTttcaggaaaagaaaatgtaaaagcTGGAAACTGGGAATAGTTCCCCATTACCAGACAGACCAAGAAACAAAGTGCCCTCTGCTTACACATTACTGgaatcacatatatattaaacaaGAAGGGCACATATATCCAAGACTAATATGTCATTCCATTCAGTCAATTTACTTAGACAATCAGTGAAATATCAACAGTACGCTTTTATGAGCAGGGAATGGTACAAGGTCCAAAGTTTGGCTTTAAGTCCAATGTGAAGTTACAAAAGCATGTAATGTCCAACAAGTATAGGGGCATCAGCTCTCAATAATGCAACCACTACATGCAACCTCCACATGCTACCCACTCTAATAGAAggaattcatatatatgtgtgtatatatatatatatgtacataggAAATATCCGGTCCACCGATTTGGCCATACGTAGAAAGACATTTATTGGATTCCCCTCATTATCATGACCATATATAATATGGCTATCCCCTCATTTTGTTGCACTTCTACGGTTATCCCTTCCATGCAGTATCGCTATAATGCATGCTAGGTTTGTCAATAATCCACTACCCTGACCCCGTGGGCCTTCCTGAGTAACtgcttatttttattataagggTGAAGAACAATATTTCTtacagagagaaaaaaaataagctCAAAAGTGGAGAAAATCAAGAAACTCCTGATTAAGGTGTACATATGTTCCTAGTCCTTTAATAGCAAAATTTcagatgcattttttttttaaaaaaaagtttacaTGGCAAAATGCAGCATCAATGCCTAAAAGGACAATCCTTTTATCCTATAGCAATTTAACAACGCATTCACTTCGGAACAATTTCAAGGATTTCCGAGGCCGCTGGTGATGGAAAAATATCAACAATAATAACAAAGCTGAACAAACTCAAGAAGCAAACTTTTCCCTAGGCATTTTTCCAAGTTAAAAGACTAAAAAGTCTATTCATTGGGAAAGGCTCCTCAACCGCACTAATCAATCCCTTTTTAAAGCAGATTGAGCTGATGCATGAATTCCAAAAACTAGCAAAATAAAACCAAAAGTCCATGAGAACTAATCACTAGAGAAGGCAAGGAAAAGACTGCAACGGTTTACTAAGTTTAGAAACCAACGACCCTCAAGATCAAATCACCGAGCTTTCAAACCAACAGTGAGGAACTTAAAGCTGTGAATGCAGAAAGCTATATCAAAAAATCAGCCAGAGATTTCTTCTCATGCTTATAAAGCCACATTTCAGTTTTGTAGACAAACAACACAGGGAAGATTGCAATGGCCTCTATATCACCACACCATAGAAAACCGACCCGCAGtcgaaataaaaaaagaaaaactagaCCAATAAAAACTTCCTTTCTTCTCAAAATTCTGAATATATTCATTATTCCCATTCTAGACCTTCAATCAAATTCAAGGATCTCCCATACTGTTTGATGTGTACTGCTCTTTGTTTCTGTTAATTCTGCCACTTGGACTCAATTTCGCCGATATGGATAGTTCATCCCTCCAAAGATGTAACCCTGTCCGTGTTTTCTCCAATAAACCCGACAGTAtctttgaagaagaaaatccAAAGCCTATAACCCCAAGTGCCCTAATTATGGAAGATCATCAATTTCCCCATAGAATCACCTCTGAAATCCCTAAAACCCTACAAACTATCATCAATTGATTTGCACGTAAGCCTTTCGTACAGGAAAACTGATTTGGCAGCtcaaaatttacaatttactCACCGGAACGAACTTGAATCTGCGCTTCGGCGGCTCCTCTGCGGCAGCTGAGCTATCGTCCCCGTTGCTGACGGCGTCGCCGCCCCGGCCATTGCCATTGCCATTGCCGTTGCCATTGCTGCTCTGTGACAGCGGGGTCCACTTGTAGAGGAGGAGATGGGAGCCGTTGTTGCTGCCGTTAGACGAGACGGAGGAGCCGTTGAGGCTCCGAATCTGGGAGTGGTTACTGCCGCCGTTGGCGGTGCCGTGCTTGGCGTTGCCGGAGGGATCGGGAGCGGAGGAGGGTGAGACGTGCACCCACCGCTTCTTCCACTTCCTGACCCGGCCGGTGAACACCACGGCGGGGCCGTACCGAGTCGACGAACGACCGAGCCGCGCCCCGACCCCCTCCATTACTCGGCCGCTGCCCCGATCCGTTAATATCTTCGGAGGATTAGTCGGAAtctatcaaatttttatttttattaaaaatttaaaattggtTGAAAATTGAGTCCGGCTGCTCCGTGAGACGACGGACAGAGAGAGAACGCAGCTCAGCTTAGCAGAGGTTTGAGGAGCCTCCTtctttcctctctcttctttctattgagaaagaggaaaactgtttttcttattttatgcacatttaccgaagagaaaattaaaaattgatttggaAATTCGGATTTCCTTTCCTAAATAATAATGGAGTTCCTATTTCTTGAATTAGAAAAggttaattacctaaaaaatatacacttttcatattttatcatttttaacactaattttttttaatttaaaaatattcaaattatcAAATTGACATTAATATTAGCACAGcgtcattttttttatcgatGAGACCTCAACAGAGGTCACCGTCCCTCAATCGAGGTCGTCTGTGACACGTATGTTGTCGTCGACCCCAATTGCGGGGTGGTGACCTGCATGGGGCTCCCGCCTCCTACCCCTCTTCCTTTCCATTCTTGaatttgctcttttttttcctttcaaattTGGGCAATAAGGGCCTCATCGAAGGCTACCGCCGCCCCTGTAGAGTCGACGATAACTACTAAGGTCATTGGCTACCCTGATCAAACGTGGTGCCCAACAATTCCcatttaaattaatgaaaaggtgGGCGTATAAATATTGATGtcaaattgatagtttgtatatttttaggtcaaaaaaaaagttcgtactgaaattgatgaaatttgaaaagttttttttttaagtaaattgtTATCCCATTAAGAGGCCTCAATAATTGTTAGCAGGCTTTCGAAATTACCACAACTAccactttttaaaaaaatttggagcacttttttaattcataaattttcttttttcaatacAATTATGATGGGTCTTAATTTATTAGCTAAGAGTCTGATAATTCGTTTGGAATAGTGATGAGAGGTTGAATAAGCACTTTTCCAATTGGTAAACATTTTGCAAAATCATCATTTTAACTGATTTTAATTATTGcaaacattattttttctttaaaaggtTAATAACTGTTTATGAAAATACCTTATGTTtattctctttttcaaaacacaaattttaataacaacagtttttaattagttattagaatttgAAAATACACAACACTATCCTCAACTTATGTTTGGCTTCTACCAAGAAAAATTAGTTATTCTTGACTTGTATTGAGATATCCAAGTTTGCAAGCCTTTATGTTCACCTTTTATATCTAAGACTACTCTAGCTACTAGAAGATTGAGTCGCAAACAAAACTTCGACTGACTAGAGCAATTGACCCTTGGCGATGACAATGGTCAATAATAGGCGAATCTATAACATGTGAGGTTGTCGGCAGTCTATAAAGATGATGGAAAAGTTGGTTGGTGGTGCGAGTAAAATTAGtagttttgatttttctgaGAAAAAATACTTTTGAAAAAATACTTTTCGAAATAACTGTACTTATAAGTAACTTTTATTTAGTGTATGTAAAAGGGATAGATGAGGACAAACCCTCATGATGTGTAGGAgtgtaaaataaaatcttttgatAATTCTACCAGAAAAATATGACATGAGGAAATACTAATTGAATTGCAAAGGGATAATTATTCTTAATTGGAATGTTCTTGCCGATTCTTCCTAATCACATTGTTATGAGGTATGAccttataaattttttcccAAAAATAGACAAAGACAAAGGCCTTTGAATTTATGTCGCACAAAACCAATTCATCAATCCTCAATTGGAAATATTTTTATCCTCAAATCGATGATATTATTGAATGAACGTCATAAACTTGCTAGGATATAAATTTAAGAGTAGACTACCATTGTCAACTTTTACTTATTAAATTGTCACAACTTTTACAACTGAcatatttttgccaccaattagTTATAAAAGTTGCCATTCCGTTTAACATTTATATCCCTCTATTAATCTCCATGACGGAAAAGTGACATGGTATCCAAAATGAAGATAACACCGTcgataatattttatgtaatgGGAGTTAATAGAAGGATATAAATGTTAGACGGAATGGAAACTTTTAGAACTAATTAGTGATAAAAATATGTCAATAGTAAAAGTTATGGCAATTTAATAAGTGGAAAGTGACAGTGGTAATCTATCTGAATTTAAAATCATTCTTTTAGAAAGTTTGAGATCCCTACCTTATAAGTACTTTTAATTAAATGTTATCCGATGAAAATTGAGGGTAGACAGTTTTCCAATAGAGGATTAGTGAATTGCTTTTGCTTTAGTGAAAGGGAAAACGGAAAGGCcaagaaagggaaaaatgaGAAACTGTTTTTGCCGTctgaaagaaggaaaaactTCTGCAATTTAATGGGTTTTGGGAATTGCGTCGTAGAGAAAGTATCTTTGCCGTACGATGGCGGAAGGAAAAAACCTATTCcttgctctcttttttttgaaaattgacctaatatgttgaatttttagaatatgtatgtatgatcCCACATCGAATAAAGATGATATTTATTCACTAAGAGGGAGATACAATTCACTAATTTCACGGTTGATTTCTCtctaattttactttttatcttttcaaataattttccaTTGATTTCATCCCGTTACTTATAAATATGATTTGAGACTCGCTGCATATGCTAATCATGCCTAATGTAGATCCAAGACTAAGGAGCGATAAGGACTCCTTCATCGAATTGAGCAGCTCCAACAATGTCTCCTACTTAGGGACCTCATGTAAAACGGAGGCGTCTATGTAGAGTTCGGTTTGCTgaccaattaaaaaaaaaaagcatatcaaTGAAACATATACTATTGCTTTGAacataacaattttttttttcggtgtgtacctTGGTATCCATAACTCAATGAGatctgactaattcagtcgggAGATCgaacattaaaagttattctCTCTCCTAACAAGTGCGCTTCCCGGGATTCGAACTTGTATTCTCTTTCTTACGGGAGTGAGCTGCTTATCATTCAACCAACACTTTTGTTGGTAACATAACAATATTTTCCTTCAAACAGTTTGGACGGAAAATCCTCCGACATCTCTCTGTCGATGAAAATGCCTTTTGTATTTCATTTGTTAACAAAATTGCCATCTCGGCGTAGATAGCTCCTCTCTTGTGTTCCAAAAGATGGATGGAACTTGGGAGAGAAACCCCGACGAGCAGACACCCGATCACAACGGAATGCAAGTCCCGTCACGTAGAGGACCGATATATGGGCCAGTGATTTCAATCGAGCCCAACAGATATGGGCCGGCCCATTGAGTAGATCAGACCTACGGCGGAGATCGGTGATCTTTCATTCTCCACCCTTCTATAAATCCGATGCTAAATCTAGGGTTTCAGTGACAATCCGCTGACATACCTTTCTTCTCCGacctatctatctatctaagAGAGATTCATCGTCGCCATGGAAGCTTCTTGGCAGGTGAGGTAATCTTATGAGTTTGAGGCTACATGTACCAAGGGAAGGGATTACGATTAATCAGTGCCCTTGATCTTGAATCTGCCGAAGCGGCTGTAGCCAGATCGAACGGATCAGACGAGAAGTTAACTGGCCGGTAGCCGTGAGGAATCAGATTTTCTCCCGTCGGCTTATCTGCTTACCGAACTTCTCACATTTCAAAATCGAAGTTCTCCACCTCTTTTtccagggaaaaaaaaaaacattttccgTTCCGATTCGGATGTGGAAAACTGCGAACGCCGGAGAAGGGGGAGAAGAAGGAAGCGGCGGAAAACTTAGCCGTTTCAAGAGACCCTTCTCTCACATTAAATAAAATTCGTTTTTCCGGTCACCTTCCAGGCGAGCCGCTTTGACTTTCCGGCGGTTGGCGTCAATCGGTGACCATATTTAAA
The sequence above is drawn from the Punica granatum isolate Tunisia-2019 chromosome 5, ASM765513v2, whole genome shotgun sequence genome and encodes:
- the LOC116208437 gene encoding uncharacterized protein LOC116208437, producing the protein MEGVGARLGRSSTRYGPAVVFTGRVRKWKKRWVHVSPSSAPDPSGNAKHGTANGGSNHSQIRSLNGSSVSSNGSNNGSHLLLYKWTPLSQSSNGNGNGNGNGRGGDAVSNGDDSSAAAEEPPKRRFKFVPIAVLDELKNEDLENENNDDEEAKPSDMEPGSAELNSKSNALSEKPDINDVPMEENQENNQSIRQDLNESTLDLSLG